The Flavobacteriales bacterium genome includes the window CGAATAACATGCCCGATAAAGCCTTTGAAATTTATCAACGAATTTTAGAAAAAGACCCTACCGATGCTTTTTCGCACTTAGCACTTTACGAATATTATCGTAATAAAGGAGAAAAGGATAAAGCATTATCCGAATTGAAATTGGTATTTGAAAATCCTGATTTTAATATCGATACTAAAATGCAAATTTTGTTGTCGTATTATGCTGATTCGGAAAAGAAACCAGAACTAAAACAAGATGCTTATGATTTAAGCAGACTGTTAATTGCAACTCATCCAAAAGATGCAAAATCGTACACCATTTATGCCGATTTTTTATATCGCGACAAGAAGAATGACGGAGCAAAAGAAAACTATTTAAAAGCGATTGAATTAGATAGCTCTAAGTTTGCAATTTGGAGTCAAGTGGTTTTTATTGAATCAGAAATGCAAGATTTTGATGGGATGTTGATACATAGTAAAATGGCATTAGAGCTTTTCCCAAATCAAGCCCTATTTTATTTCTTTTATGGAGTGGCAAACATTCAAAAACAAAAATTCCAAGAAGCGGTTGACTACTTAACAATAGGTAAAGATTTTGTAGTGAAAAATCCACCTTTATTATCGCAGTTTTATGCCAATTTGGGCGACAGTTATTACCGCTTAAAAGACCATAAAAATTCTGATAAATACTACGAAAAAGCGTTGGAAATAGAGCCGAACAATATTTATGTGTTGAACAACTATAGTTATTATCTGTCGTTGAGAAACGAAAACCTCGAAAGAGCAGAAAAATTATCGGCTAAAGCAAATGAAATTGAGCCTAACCAACCAAACTATGAAGATACTTACGCGTGGATTTTGTACAAACAAGGAAAATACATTGCCGCGAAAGAATGGTTAGAAAAAGCACTAGAAAATGGAGGGAAATCTAATGCTGTTATTGTAGAGCATTTAGGCGATGTGCATGCCAAATTAGGTAACATTGATAAAGCACTTGAGTTGTGGAATCAAGCTAAAACTTTAGGAGAAACCTCCGAATTTATTGATAAGAAAATTGCAGACAAACAACTCTATGAATAATCCAGTTGGAAGTTGGAAGTTGGAAGTTGGAAGTTTTCTGATTTCTGTTCGTTGGTACTTGTTCGGGCAGTTTTTCAAATTTCGGACTTCTAGTTTCGGTCTCCTAACTTCAGTCTTTCTCCTGTTTTTATTTTCTTGTAAAGCTCCAAAAGAAGTTGAAAAAATTAAGTTAGATCATTATTCCACTAAAGAGTTATTACAAAAATTAGAAACCAACGAATTTCAATTTGAATCGCTTTCTACAAAAGCTGATATTACCTTTACCGACGAAAAATCGACCTCATTTAAAGCCAACCTTCGTATTAGAAAAGATAGCGCAATTTGGCTATCCATAACACCAGCTCTTGGTATTGAAATGGCGAGAGTGTTGATTACAACCGACAGTGTATTGTTTATGGATAGAATACACAACAAGTATTTTATGGGCGATTTTGCTTTTATTAATAAAATGTTTGATGTTGATTTAGACTACAACATGCTTGAAGCCTTATTGGTTGGTAATAGTATTGAATTTGAAAAAGACGAAAAAATACGCACATCAATTGACCGAAAAAAAGACTATTATTATATTGGAACAGAGAAAAAGCGTAAAGTAAAAAAAGACATCAAAAAAGAAAAAGAAGTAATTAAAAGCCAATCTCAAATTTTATGGATTTATCCCGAAACCTTTAAAATTGCTGAATTACTGCTGTTCGACCCTGAAAAAGACCAATCTTTAACTGGATTGTTTTCAAATCATAAATTGGTATCAGGAAAAGATGAGGTTGATGAGAATGGACAATTATTCCCTTTTAATTTAAATTTTAAGGTAGAATCAAAGAAAAACCTTAAAATTGATGTGGAATATGGTAAGGTAACATTAAACAAGGAACTAAATCTTTCATTTAAAATACCTGAAAAGTATGAGCAAATACAGTAAAACAAGCTATTTGTTTTTAGTGTTGATGTTGTTTTTTACAGCATCACAAACTGGCTTTGCTCAAAATAAAAACGAACTTGAGGAAAAGAAAAAAGAACTCCAAAAAGAGATTTCGTTAACCAATAAGCTATTAAACGAAACCAAGAAAAATAAAGAACTTACGCTTGATGAGGTTTTAAAACTAAAAAGTAAAATTTCGTTACGGGTGGAGTTAATATCTGCCATTGACCAAGAAATACGGTTTGTAAACAAGCAAATTAATCGTAATCAAGATGTGATTTTATCCTTACAAAAGGATTTGGAAAAATTAAAGCAAGAATATGCTAAAATGATTTATTATGCTTTTAAAAACAAAAGCACGTACAACAAAATCATGTTTGTATTCTCATCGAGTAGCTTTAACCAGGCTTACAAGCGTTTAAAATACATTCAACAATATTCCGAATACCGTAAAAAACAAGGTGCCGCTATTGTTGAAACACAGCGAGAATTGATTGCTAAAATAGCGGAGCTGGAAAAATCAAAACAAGAAAAATCGGCCCTACTTTCGTTAGAACAACAAGAAAAGCAAAAGCTAGCTGTAGAACAAGCAGAGCAAGAAACCAATGTTAAAAAATTGCAATCGAAAGAACAAGAATTACGTTCGGATTTAAATAAAAAACAAGAAGCTGAACGTAAATTACAAAAGGCGATTGAGCGTATAATTGAAGAGGAGATAAGAAAAGCACGAGAAGCCGCTGCTAAAGCAAACAAAGGTTCTTCTACTACTTCTGAGTCAAAAACAAGTTTCCCGATGACTCCAGAAGCCTTAAAGTTGTCGAATTCGTTTGCATCTAACAAAGGGAGCTTGCCTTGGCCAGTTGCTGAAGGTATTATCACCGACCGATTTGGTCAACATCCTCACCCAGTATTAAGCGGAATTATAATCAATAACAACGGGATTGACATTAGTACTACAAAAGGCGCAATTGCTAGAGCTATTTTTGATGGAGAGGTGAGTTCTGTGGCAATAATTCCTGGAGGTGGTAAAGTGGTAATGATTAGACACGGAGAATATTTATCGGTGTATTCGTATTTGAGTGAGGTTTATGTAAACAAAGGCGATAAAATTTCTACCAAACAACATTTAGGCACATTAATTAGTGAGCCCGACAAAGCCAAAACCAATGTCCATTTAGAAATTTGGAAAGGCATGACCAAGCTAAATCCTGAATATTGGATTTTTAGAAAATAATTACTTATCATTTTCTTAAAACCACATAGATACATAGATAAAATATTTAAAGAGAGTGATAGAAATAAATTTTTAACATAGTATTTCTATATTGTAAGCAAGGCGCCTATGAATTTCTTTAAAAAAGAAACTATGTTCCTATGTGGTTAAAAAAATAGTGAAATAAAAAATGAACTCCTTTTTCTTAAATAACCCAGTTTTTAAATCTGATGTGTCTATCTCGCACCAAGAACAGGTGCTTTTATTAGGCTCTTGTTTTACCGAAAACATTGGTGAGAAACTAACCAACCATAAATTTAAAGCAACCACCAACCCTTTTGGGATTATTTACAACCCAATTTCGTTGGCTAATGCGTTACATAAAATTATTGAGGGCAACACCTATACCGAAAACGATTTAACTCAACACCAAACCAAGTATGTTAGTTTCGACCACCACGGTAGCTTTTCGTCGTTTGATAAAACAGAGTGTCTGGATAAGATAAATAAGGAACTAAAATCGGCTCACAAACAATTACCGAACACTAAAACCATAATAATTACATTGGGTACAGCTTGGGTGTATGAATTAATTGGAAGCAATAAAATTGTAGCCAATTGCCATAAAATACCAGCAAAACAGTTTAATAAAAGATTGTTGTCGGTTGATGAGGTGGTGTTTGCTTTTGACAAAATAATTGATCAATTAAAAAATGTAAATGTTGTTTTTACCGTAAGCCCAGTTCGGCACATTAGCGATGGTTTATACGAAAACAACATCAGTAAATCGGTATTGCATTTGACCATTCATCAGTTAACCAATAAACACAACAATTGCCATTATTTTGGTGCTTACGAAATGGTAATGGACGAATTACGCGATTACCGCTTTTTTAAAGAAGACATGATACACCCCACCAGCCAAGCCATTGATTATGTTTGGGAAAAGTTTGCTGACACTTATTTCTCTACCGAAACAAAAACCTTAAACCAAAAAATTGAGAAAATTATAAGCGCAGCAAAACACAAACCCTTTGATTTTAAAAGCGAAGCCCACCAAAAATTTATTACCGACCAACTCAACCAAATGGATGAATTAACCAAGAACCATTCATTTTTGAATTTTGAGAAAGAAAAAGAGGTGATTCAACTGTTGAAATAATTTTTTATTCTTAAAATAACCGTTGAGGTACGAATGGGTTGTTTTAAAGCTAAGTCATCCGAAACGAAGTGAGAAATATTTTATTATTAACGGTTTGGCTATGCGCAGTGTCCCGAAGGGCATTGCGTATAGGTGTTGTTGTGGCCAGTTATTTTATTAATTCAAATATTGGTTCAGTCGGATTGGTTTTGTTTCTATCTGGATCAGTTAGGCACAAGTGGTATCTGTGGGTCGAATTGTTTTTAACTACGTTTTCTATCAATTCTTCTTTTGATTCATAATTCCCCTTTGTCGGAGACATCAAAACCTTAGTCAAAACATCACCTAGACTTCCCTGCAAGTTGACATATCGGATTTCGTCAGTGTTTAAATGTCTTAAAACGCCCGTTGGCAAAAATTCATAGAAATAATCCCAGGTAAGCTCTATATCAACCTTGAAGTCTCCATTGTATTTATATCCTTCTTTTTGCTTTAATTCATATAGTACATTGCTGTCTGTGACTTGAGTCTTGGATAAGTCTGTGTCTAAAGTAATTCCAGGGGTGCTTTTCAGATTTGCAGCTACATGTCTTTTCATGTTCTGTTGAAAACTGATTTGCTCTTCACCTTTTAGAATTACATAGTCTTCAACATTTATTGCCATTAAATTTTGTTGAGGACTTTTGTGAGAGACTTTAACTATCATTTGTCCCAAGTACCCCACTCCAACAATATGTGGTATTTTTTGAATTGGATTTCCTAAGTCCGCAGGTTCTAAAAGTTCAATTCCTAGCGTTTTGGCTCTTGTTATGGCTGGTTCCGTAAAACCCTGAATTGAAAAGCAAATTACTTTATTCGCTCGAATTTCTCCAGAAAGATACTTTCCGACTAATCCATCAATAGTTTCGCTACCGACCTTATTGGACCAATTCTTCGCTTCTCCGCAAATCAAAATATCTGAAACACCAAGTTTTCCAGAGATCTTTGTGTCGATTTGTCTCTTGTTCTCACTTTCACCGCCAACATCCTTAATATCGTGTTCAACCTTGAAAGTCGGTGGTAAATCTTGTTGACAAAACTGACACAGCAATATTTCAAATTCTTCAGCAGATATATCCATCGTTTATTTTAATTGGCCACAAACATGCGAATAAACACAATTGTACTTATTCGCAATATACGTTTAACCAAATATACAATAATTCGACATTATTATATGTTTTTTAAGCTCTTGTAAAACCACCAATTTATTTCAATCGTCTATTCAAACAAAAAAAGTAACTTCGCTAAAAAATAAATAAATGGATTACGTTATACAGGCAGGACAATTATTATTAAGTATATCAATATTGGTGGTATTGCACGAAGGAGGTCACTTTTTTGCTGCAAAACTGTTTAAAACAAGAGTAGAAAGTTTCTATTTGTTTTTTAATCCTTGGTTTTCGGTTTTTAAAAAGAAAATTGGTGAAACCGAATACGGTATTGGTTGGTTGCCATTAGGGGGTTATGTAAAAATATCGGGAATGATAGATGAGAGCATGGACAAAGAGCAAATGAAATTACCTGCTCAACCATGGGAATTTAGAGCAAAACCAACTTGGCAACGTTTAATCATCATGCTGGGTGGTATTATTGTAAATGTAATTGTTGGGTTTTTAATTTACAGCTTTGTGTTAATGGGCTATGGTGAAAAGTATCTGCCAGCCAGCGAATTAAAAAATGGAGTTTGGTGTGTAAATGATGTGGTTACCGATAACATTGGCTTAAAAACTGGCGATAAAATCGTAACCATTAATGGTGTTGCCCCTGCTACTTTCGAAGAAATGCAAGAGCAGATTTTTTATGCTACAAAACTAGAAGTAGATAGAAATGGAGAGAAAATTAGTTTAGACATCCCTACCGATTTAATTGGCAAATTAATTGAAGGTTCAAGAGGGCCAATGTTTTTACCTCGTATTCCGTTTACTGTTGGCGGTATTAAAGATGATTACGTTGCAGGAAAATCTGATTTAAAACTGAAAGATCAAATTGTTGGTATCAACAACCAAGAAGTTAAATATTACGACGAGTACAAAACGGCTTTAATGGCTGTTGCCAATCAAAATGTAGAATTAAATGTAATTAGAGATGGACAAAAAATAACTGTACCCATTTTTGTTCCCGATTCGGCAATTTTAGGTGTTGCACCTTATGCGTATTCGGTGTTAGAACTAGAAAAAGCAGGTATATATCAAACCAAAACAGTTACTTATTCGTTTTTTGCAGCTTTCCCACGTGGTGTTGAAATTGCTACCGAAAAATTGGTGAATTACTATAAACAATTTAAGTTAATGCTTAACCCAGAAACGGGTGCTTACAAAGGTATGGGTGGTTTTGCAACCATCAGTAAATTGTTTGGTTCGGAATGGATTTGGCAAAATTTCTGGGAAAAAACAGCGTGGATTTCATTGGTATTAGCTTTTATGAACTTGTTGCCAATACCAGCTTTAGATGGTGGGCACGTAATGTTTTTAATGTACGAAATGATTACCCGTAGAAAACCAAACGAAAAAGCCATGGAATATGCTCAAATGGCTGGTATGATTTTATTGTTGGCGTTTATGATTTATGCCAATACCGATTTCTTGAGGTTTTAGTGCTGGTTACTTAGTTCTTGTTTTTGAAGACAGAAGACTGAGAACTGAAGACTGTTAACTCCCTCTTGTTCAAAAACACTTTTTTTTGGCGT containing:
- a CDS encoding tetratricopeptide repeat protein; translation: MKLQSIIIVVISIALFGCSSSKNTEKSVTQHPKTKKTSTLSEQDKMKYDFMYFNANKERMIGNYQLSAGLFLQCAELDPTQPAAYYELANIFDLTNQTTEAIAYAQKAVSLNDDNYWYRFLYAHLLQKSNRIDEAVKQYQILIQKNPHNPELLYNLAGTQLYSGKYEEALKTYNKLESEIGVNEEISLQKQKIYIKLNNIDKAGEEIQKLIKAFPEETKYQGYLADMYLANNMPDKAFEIYQRILEKDPTDAFSHLALYEYYRNKGEKDKALSELKLVFENPDFNIDTKMQILLSYYADSEKKPELKQDAYDLSRLLIATHPKDAKSYTIYADFLYRDKKNDGAKENYLKAIELDSSKFAIWSQVVFIESEMQDFDGMLIHSKMALELFPNQALFYFFYGVANIQKQKFQEAVDYLTIGKDFVVKNPPLLSQFYANLGDSYYRLKDHKNSDKYYEKALEIEPNNIYVLNNYSYYLSLRNENLERAEKLSAKANEIEPNQPNYEDTYAWILYKQGKYIAAKEWLEKALENGGKSNAVIVEHLGDVHAKLGNIDKALELWNQAKTLGETSEFIDKKIADKQLYE
- a CDS encoding GSCFA domain-containing protein codes for the protein MNSFFLNNPVFKSDVSISHQEQVLLLGSCFTENIGEKLTNHKFKATTNPFGIIYNPISLANALHKIIEGNTYTENDLTQHQTKYVSFDHHGSFSSFDKTECLDKINKELKSAHKQLPNTKTIIITLGTAWVYELIGSNKIVANCHKIPAKQFNKRLLSVDEVVFAFDKIIDQLKNVNVVFTVSPVRHISDGLYENNISKSVLHLTIHQLTNKHNNCHYFGAYEMVMDELRDYRFFKEDMIHPTSQAIDYVWEKFADTYFSTETKTLNQKIEKIISAAKHKPFDFKSEAHQKFITDQLNQMDELTKNHSFLNFEKEKEVIQLLK
- a CDS encoding peptidoglycan DD-metalloendopeptidase family protein, with protein sequence MSKYSKTSYLFLVLMLFFTASQTGFAQNKNELEEKKKELQKEISLTNKLLNETKKNKELTLDEVLKLKSKISLRVELISAIDQEIRFVNKQINRNQDVILSLQKDLEKLKQEYAKMIYYAFKNKSTYNKIMFVFSSSSFNQAYKRLKYIQQYSEYRKKQGAAIVETQRELIAKIAELEKSKQEKSALLSLEQQEKQKLAVEQAEQETNVKKLQSKEQELRSDLNKKQEAERKLQKAIERIIEEEIRKAREAAAKANKGSSTTSESKTSFPMTPEALKLSNSFASNKGSLPWPVAEGIITDRFGQHPHPVLSGIIINNNGIDISTTKGAIARAIFDGEVSSVAIIPGGGKVVMIRHGEYLSVYSYLSEVYVNKGDKISTKQHLGTLISEPDKAKTNVHLEIWKGMTKLNPEYWIFRK
- a CDS encoding DUF4292 domain-containing protein, whose amino-acid sequence is MNNPVGSWKLEVGSFLISVRWYLFGQFFKFRTSSFGLLTSVFLLFLFSCKAPKEVEKIKLDHYSTKELLQKLETNEFQFESLSTKADITFTDEKSTSFKANLRIRKDSAIWLSITPALGIEMARVLITTDSVLFMDRIHNKYFMGDFAFINKMFDVDLDYNMLEALLVGNSIEFEKDEKIRTSIDRKKDYYYIGTEKKRKVKKDIKKEKEVIKSQSQILWIYPETFKIAELLLFDPEKDQSLTGLFSNHKLVSGKDEVDENGQLFPFNLNFKVESKKNLKIDVEYGKVTLNKELNLSFKIPEKYEQIQ
- a CDS encoding restriction endonuclease; its protein translation is MDISAEEFEILLCQFCQQDLPPTFKVEHDIKDVGGESENKRQIDTKISGKLGVSDILICGEAKNWSNKVGSETIDGLVGKYLSGEIRANKVICFSIQGFTEPAITRAKTLGIELLEPADLGNPIQKIPHIVGVGYLGQMIVKVSHKSPQQNLMAINVEDYVILKGEEQISFQQNMKRHVAANLKSTPGITLDTDLSKTQVTDSNVLYELKQKEGYKYNGDFKVDIELTWDYFYEFLPTGVLRHLNTDEIRYVNLQGSLGDVLTKVLMSPTKGNYESKEELIENVVKNNSTHRYHLCLTDPDRNKTNPTEPIFELIK
- the rseP gene encoding RIP metalloprotease RseP, with product MDYVIQAGQLLLSISILVVLHEGGHFFAAKLFKTRVESFYLFFNPWFSVFKKKIGETEYGIGWLPLGGYVKISGMIDESMDKEQMKLPAQPWEFRAKPTWQRLIIMLGGIIVNVIVGFLIYSFVLMGYGEKYLPASELKNGVWCVNDVVTDNIGLKTGDKIVTINGVAPATFEEMQEQIFYATKLEVDRNGEKISLDIPTDLIGKLIEGSRGPMFLPRIPFTVGGIKDDYVAGKSDLKLKDQIVGINNQEVKYYDEYKTALMAVANQNVELNVIRDGQKITVPIFVPDSAILGVAPYAYSVLELEKAGIYQTKTVTYSFFAAFPRGVEIATEKLVNYYKQFKLMLNPETGAYKGMGGFATISKLFGSEWIWQNFWEKTAWISLVLAFMNLLPIPALDGGHVMFLMYEMITRRKPNEKAMEYAQMAGMILLLAFMIYANTDFLRF